Proteins co-encoded in one Cynocephalus volans isolate mCynVol1 chromosome 11, mCynVol1.pri, whole genome shotgun sequence genomic window:
- the LOC134390971 gene encoding cystatin-C-like codes for MAGPLRAPLLLLAVLALAVSPAASASPGRSQRLLGGLEDADVNEEGVQRALDFALSEYNKASNDRYHSRALQVVRARKQIVAGVNYFLDVKISRTTCTKSQSNLANCPFHDQPQLKRTVLCSFQIYTVPWEGKISLTKSSCQNA; via the exons ATGGCTGGGCCCCTGCGCGCCCCGCTGCTCCTGCTGGCCGTCCTGGCCCTGGCTGTGAGCCCCGCAGCCAGCGCGAGCCCGGGCCGCTCGCAGCGCCTTTTGGGCGGCCTGGAGGACGCAGACGTCAATGAGGAGGGCGTGCAGCGCGCGCTGGACTTCGCTCTCAGCGAGTACAACAAGGCGAGCAACGACAGGTACCACAGCCGCGCGCTGCAGGTGGTGCGCGCCCGCAAGCAG ATCGTGGCTGGGGTGAACTACTTCTTGGATGTGAAGATCAGCCGAACCACATGTACCAAGTCCCAGTCCAACTTGGCCAACTGTCCTTTCCATGACCAGCCACAACTGAAGAGG ACGGTGCTCTGCTCTTTCCAGATCTACACTGTTCCCTGGGAGGGCAAAATCTCCCTGACGAAATCCAGCTGTCAGAATGCCTAA